Proteins encoded by one window of Dyella humicola:
- a CDS encoding UDP-N-acetylmuramoyl-L-alanyl-D-glutamate--2,6-diaminopimelate ligase, producing MSARLDQLLKGIADTPGVGDIVVSGLTLDSRQVRPGDAFFALRGTRGHGITFAQGAVARGARVVLAEAPADETQAIDVPVLWVDGLHGKVGEIASRFFGRPSESLRVMGVTGTNGKTSTVQLLAQALEHLGHRAATIGTLGAGLHGRISEGERTTPDAISVQGLLASFREEGATHVAMEVSSHALEQGRVAAVAFEMAAFTNLTRDHLDYHGSMEAYGEAKAKLFAWPSLQAAAINIDDAFGRKLADRLPAHVRALRLSAEGDAAADIRAVHVTTSAEGLSFELQTPWGTHAVRSSLLGRFNVANLLAVVACLGALGASFEPIVTAIETLQPINGRMNRLGGMQALPLVVVDYAHTPDALEQALTALRAHCEGRLICVFGCGGERDAGKRPEMGAIAERLADQIIITDDNPRGEDGNVIVAQIVAGLRQPATATVERDRAVAIDRALALAVAGDVVLIAGKGHETYQEGAAGKRPFDDLAVARHLLEARA from the coding sequence ATGAGCGCGCGCCTCGACCAACTGCTCAAGGGCATCGCCGACACCCCGGGTGTCGGCGATATCGTCGTTTCTGGCCTCACGCTGGATTCGCGCCAGGTACGCCCTGGTGATGCGTTCTTTGCTCTACGCGGCACGCGCGGACATGGCATCACGTTCGCGCAGGGTGCTGTCGCGCGCGGTGCGCGCGTGGTGCTGGCTGAAGCGCCGGCCGATGAGACGCAAGCCATAGATGTGCCCGTGCTGTGGGTAGACGGCCTGCACGGCAAGGTGGGCGAGATCGCTTCGCGCTTCTTCGGGCGTCCTTCCGAGTCGCTGCGCGTCATGGGCGTGACCGGCACCAACGGCAAGACCTCCACCGTGCAATTGCTGGCCCAGGCGCTGGAACACCTGGGCCACCGTGCGGCCACCATCGGCACCTTGGGTGCTGGTTTGCATGGCCGCATCAGCGAAGGCGAGCGCACCACGCCTGATGCGATCAGCGTGCAGGGGCTACTGGCTTCGTTTCGCGAAGAGGGCGCCACCCACGTGGCGATGGAAGTGTCCTCGCACGCGCTGGAGCAGGGCCGCGTGGCTGCAGTCGCGTTCGAGATGGCCGCCTTCACCAACCTCACACGCGACCATCTCGACTACCACGGCAGCATGGAGGCCTATGGCGAAGCCAAGGCCAAGCTGTTCGCGTGGCCGTCGCTGCAGGCTGCCGCCATCAACATCGATGATGCCTTTGGCCGTAAGCTTGCCGACCGCCTGCCAGCGCATGTACGCGCACTGCGTCTGAGTGCGGAAGGCGATGCGGCTGCGGACATTCGCGCCGTCCATGTCACCACGTCAGCTGAAGGCCTTTCCTTCGAGCTGCAGACGCCATGGGGAACCCATGCCGTCCGCAGCAGCCTGCTTGGCCGATTCAACGTCGCCAATCTGTTGGCGGTGGTCGCGTGCCTGGGTGCGCTGGGTGCATCGTTCGAGCCTATCGTCACGGCCATCGAGACCTTGCAGCCGATCAACGGTCGCATGAACCGCCTCGGCGGCATGCAGGCTCTCCCGCTGGTCGTCGTCGATTACGCCCATACGCCTGACGCGCTGGAGCAGGCGCTCACCGCGCTGCGAGCGCATTGCGAAGGTCGCCTGATCTGCGTCTTCGGTTGCGGTGGCGAGCGCGACGCCGGCAAGCGGCCGGAGATGGGCGCGATTGCGGAGCGTCTGGCCGACCAGATCATCATTACCGACGACAACCCGCGAGGCGAAGACGGCAACGTCATCGTGGCGCAGATCGTTGCCGGGCTCCGTCAGCCGGCTACGGCAACGGTCGAGCGCGATCGCGCGGTGGCCATCGATCGCGCCCTTGCTCTTGCCGTCGCCGGCGACGTGGTGCTGATCGCCGGCAAGGGGCATGAGACCTATCAGGAAGGCGCTGCCGGCAAGCGACCGTTCGACGATCTTGCCGTGGCCCGCCACCTATTGGAGGCACGCGCATGA